From Sphingomonas hengshuiensis, one genomic window encodes:
- the rpsG gene encoding 30S ribosomal protein S7: MARRRRPEKREILPDPVYGDEVLTKFMNSVMLDGKKSVAEGIVYTALETVEQRAKREPIGVFHDALNNIKPGIEVRSRRVGGATYQVPVEVRPERAQALAIRWLITSARNRSEHTMSARLSGELMDAANNRGNAVKKREDTHRMAEANRAFSHYRW; this comes from the coding sequence ATGGCTCGTCGTCGTCGCCCCGAAAAGCGGGAAATCCTGCCTGATCCCGTTTATGGGGATGAGGTTCTCACCAAGTTCATGAATTCGGTCATGCTGGACGGCAAGAAGTCCGTGGCCGAGGGCATCGTGTACACGGCACTCGAAACCGTCGAGCAGCGCGCCAAGCGCGAGCCGATCGGCGTGTTCCACGATGCGCTGAACAACATCAAGCCGGGCATCGAAGTCCGCAGCCGCCGCGTTGGTGGTGCCACGTACCAGGTCCCGGTCGAAGTCCGCCCGGAACGTGCACAGGCACTCGCGATCCGCTGGCTGATCACCTCGGCGCGCAACCGCAGCGAGCACACTATGTCGGCGCGCCTCTCGGGCGAGCTGATGGATGCCGCCAACAACCGCGGCAACGCGGTCAAGAAGCGTGAAGACACGCACCGGATGGCGGAAGCCAACCGCGCCTTCTCGCATTATCGCTGGTAA
- the rpsL gene encoding 30S ribosomal protein S12 encodes MPTINQLVRKGREPQKAKSKVPAMEQNPQKRGVCTRVYTTTPKKPNSALRKVAKVRLTNQREVISYIPGEGHNLQEHSVVLIRGGRVRDLPGVRYHVLRGVLDTQGVKDRKQSRSKYGAKRPK; translated from the coding sequence ATGCCAACGATTAACCAGCTGGTCCGCAAGGGCCGCGAACCGCAGAAGGCCAAGTCGAAGGTCCCTGCGATGGAACAGAACCCGCAGAAGCGCGGCGTTTGCACGCGCGTCTACACGACGACCCCGAAGAAGCCGAACTCGGCGCTGCGCAAGGTGGCCAAGGTCCGCCTGACCAACCAGCGCGAAGTCATCAGCTACATTCCGGGCGAAGGCCACAACCTCCAGGAGCACTCGGTGGTCCTGATCCGCGGTGGCCGTGTGCGCGATCTTCCCGGCGTTCGCTACCACGTCCTGCGCGGCGTGCTCGATACGCAGGGCGTCAAGGATCGCAAGCAGTCGCGTTCGAAGTACGGCGCCAAGCGTCCGAAGTGA
- a CDS encoding bactofilin family protein: MFNSNNRNNRDERQSIPPAPPAQSGGRGRGMFSVIGPDIIVTGNLTATADLHIDGRVEGDVHCGTLAQGAESQIFGSVSAEVARLAGSVEGSVRVKTLTVERSAKITGDVEYETITIENGGHIDGRLKHMSSIDTSAIPAPRIVSSPFAVANEEAA, from the coding sequence ATGTTCAACAGCAACAATCGCAACAATCGCGACGAGCGGCAGTCGATTCCGCCCGCACCGCCGGCGCAGAGCGGGGGCCGCGGGCGCGGAATGTTCTCCGTGATCGGGCCGGACATCATCGTCACCGGCAACCTGACCGCCACCGCCGACCTGCACATCGATGGCCGAGTCGAGGGCGACGTCCATTGCGGCACGCTGGCGCAGGGCGCCGAAAGCCAGATCTTCGGGAGCGTCTCCGCCGAAGTCGCACGGCTCGCCGGATCGGTCGAGGGCAGCGTCCGCGTCAAGACGCTCACCGTCGAACGCTCGGCGAAGATCACCGGCGACGTCGAATATGAGACGATCACGATCGAGAATGGCGGCCATATCGACGGCCGCCTGAAGCATATGAGCAGCATCGACACGAGCGCGATCCCCGCGCCGCGAATCGTGTCCTCGCCCTTCGCCGTGGCGAACGAGGAAGCCGCCTGA
- a CDS encoding DUF4142 domain-containing protein has translation MTKKFLILGLAPMLALGACGGTADTGVDNGVMATNDTMTDGSMMGGAMADNAMMGDNAMMADANASPDQRFVNTVGASDYYEVEAGKLAQSKATSQGLKDFGAMMVEQHTASTEKLKAAAATATPAIVPNPELNAEQEANLEALRNAEGVAFDTLYKTQQVAAHEKALATLKDYAANGDVRPLTAFATQTESVVQTHLDRISKM, from the coding sequence ATGACGAAGAAGTTTCTGATCCTGGGCCTGGCCCCCATGCTCGCGCTCGGCGCCTGTGGCGGGACCGCCGACACCGGAGTCGACAATGGCGTGATGGCGACCAACGACACGATGACCGATGGCAGCATGATGGGCGGCGCGATGGCCGACAACGCCATGATGGGCGACAATGCGATGATGGCCGACGCCAACGCGTCGCCGGACCAGCGCTTCGTCAACACCGTGGGCGCGAGCGATTATTACGAAGTCGAGGCGGGCAAGCTCGCCCAGTCCAAGGCGACCTCGCAGGGGCTGAAGGATTTCGGCGCGATGATGGTCGAGCAACACACCGCGTCGACCGAGAAGCTGAAGGCCGCCGCCGCAACCGCTACTCCGGCGATCGTCCCCAATCCGGAGCTGAACGCCGAGCAGGAGGCCAATCTCGAGGCGCTGCGCAATGCCGAGGGTGTGGCGTTCGACACGCTGTACAAGACTCAGCAGGTCGCCGCGCACGAAAAGGCGCTTGCGACGCTGAAGGATTATGCCGCGAACGGCGATGTCCGCCCGCTGACGGCGTTCGCGACTCAGACCGAGTCGGTGGTCCAGACGCATCTGGATCGCATCTCGAAGATGTGA
- a CDS encoding ABC transporter substrate-binding protein gives MKFAWLFLLFALPALAGCAAASAPEPPVPNGIVSTNPCADAMLVELVPAGRITAISHYSHDPMATSIPLEQARQFRATRGTAEEMIALRPALVIASSFTPPATREAYARAGLRTLYLDSPTTIEASKDQVRALAEAVGAQAEGAKMIARIDAAVMRASRRDAPVPALLWIGGNLVSGGGTLLDEMMVRAGFVDQAAHYGLQHTGTLPAEHVVADPPRLMLVPDEAGRDSASRAAQTRRWALAHSGVRQARFPRNLMNCGGPVIAKAMDRLAEVRQAIAR, from the coding sequence ATGAAATTTGCGTGGCTGTTCCTGCTCTTCGCCCTCCCCGCGCTGGCGGGGTGCGCGGCGGCGTCCGCGCCTGAGCCGCCCGTGCCGAACGGCATCGTGTCGACCAACCCCTGTGCCGACGCGATGCTGGTCGAGCTGGTGCCGGCCGGGCGGATCACGGCGATCAGCCATTATTCGCACGACCCGATGGCGACTTCGATCCCGCTGGAACAGGCGCGCCAATTTCGCGCGACTCGCGGCACCGCCGAGGAGATGATCGCGCTGCGCCCCGCGCTGGTGATCGCGAGCAGCTTCACGCCCCCCGCGACGCGCGAAGCCTATGCCCGCGCCGGGCTGCGCACGCTGTATCTCGATTCGCCGACCACGATCGAGGCGAGCAAGGACCAGGTGCGTGCGCTGGCCGAGGCCGTGGGCGCACAGGCCGAGGGCGCGAAGATGATCGCGCGGATCGACGCCGCCGTCATGCGCGCGTCACGCCGCGATGCTCCGGTCCCCGCTTTGCTGTGGATCGGCGGCAATCTGGTTTCCGGGGGTGGGACGTTGCTCGATGAAATGATGGTGCGTGCCGGGTTCGTCGACCAGGCGGCGCATTACGGGCTCCAGCATACCGGCACGCTGCCCGCCGAGCATGTCGTCGCCGATCCGCCCCGGCTGATGCTGGTCCCGGATGAGGCCGGGCGCGATTCGGCATCGCGCGCGGCGCAGACCCGGCGCTGGGCACTGGCGCACAGCGGCGTGCGGCAGGCGCGGTTCCCGCGCAACCTGATGAATTGCGGCGGCCCGGTGATTGCGAAGGCGATGGACCGGCTGGCCGAAGTGCGGCAGGCGATCGCGCGATGA
- a CDS encoding FecCD family ABC transporter permease, whose protein sequence is MNRPLLLTGLALLVALLFAGSLIAGKVWVPPGAWFSGDPRWWIVIGLRLPRAILGLGVGATLGLTGAVLQGYLRNPLADPAVVGVSSSAALGAVAAIVLLGASAPLMLFGCAMAAACGSMLLLAGLAWRADSAVAFILAGTVLASLGGALMAFLISIAPNPYATAEIIDWIMGSLTDRSFAEVQLALPFMAAGCAVLLFTGRALDALTLGESAARSLGVRLARVQLLVVLGTGLGVGASVAATGVVGFVGLIVPHLLRPLVGARPSALLLPSALGGAALVLAADSLVRLAPGAAEIRLGVAMALLGTPFFLLLLLKLRGRAWN, encoded by the coding sequence ATGAACCGCCCGCTGCTCCTGACCGGCCTCGCATTGCTCGTCGCGCTCCTGTTCGCGGGATCGCTGATCGCGGGCAAAGTGTGGGTGCCGCCGGGCGCCTGGTTCTCGGGCGATCCGCGCTGGTGGATCGTTATCGGGCTGCGGCTGCCGCGCGCGATACTGGGGCTGGGGGTCGGCGCGACGCTGGGGCTGACCGGGGCAGTGCTCCAGGGCTATCTGCGCAATCCGCTCGCCGACCCAGCAGTGGTCGGGGTTTCGTCGAGCGCGGCGTTGGGCGCGGTCGCGGCGATCGTGCTGCTGGGGGCGAGCGCGCCCTTGATGCTGTTCGGCTGCGCGATGGCGGCGGCGTGCGGATCGATGCTGCTGCTCGCCGGGCTGGCGTGGCGCGCGGACAGCGCAGTGGCGTTCATCCTGGCGGGGACGGTGCTCGCGAGCCTGGGCGGCGCGCTGATGGCGTTCCTGATCTCGATCGCGCCCAATCCCTATGCGACGGCGGAGATCATCGACTGGATCATGGGGTCGCTCACCGATCGCAGCTTTGCCGAGGTGCAGCTTGCCCTGCCCTTCATGGCCGCGGGGTGCGCGGTGTTGTTGTTCACCGGGCGCGCGCTCGATGCGCTGACGCTGGGCGAGAGCGCGGCACGGTCGCTGGGGGTGCGGCTGGCGCGAGTGCAGTTGCTGGTGGTGCTCGGCACCGGGCTCGGCGTCGGCGCCAGCGTCGCGGCGACGGGGGTGGTCGGGTTCGTCGGGCTGATCGTGCCGCATCTGCTGCGCCCGCTGGTCGGCGCGCGCCCCTCCGCGCTGCTGCTGCCGAGTGCGCTGGGCGGCGCGGCGTTGGTGCTGGCGGCGGACAGCCTGGTGCGGCTTGCGCCGGGCGCCGCCGAGATCCGGCTGGGGGTGGCGATGGCGCTGCTCGGCACGCCCTTCTTCCTGCTCCTTCTCCTCAAGCTGCGGGGGCGGGCATGGAACTGA
- a CDS encoding ABC transporter ATP-binding protein: MELSFENLSVSLGERTVLHGVGAVFRPGRVTAILGPNGSGKSTLVKALAGLIDADTGHVRLGNRQIGRIPPRERAQAIGYLPQDPVVHWNLAVRDLVALGRLPHRSPFAGASDDDRAAVEAALAATGTVHLAERGADALSGGERARVLLARVIAGAPRWLLADEPLASLDPVHQLDMLEQLRTLAAQGTGVVIVLHDLIQAARAADDVLLLNQGRVVRFGTAAEALGHQPLREAFGVEVMVIADEQGRLLPVPIGRTKG, from the coding sequence ATGGAACTGAGCTTCGAGAACCTCTCGGTCAGCCTGGGCGAGCGCACCGTGCTGCACGGCGTCGGCGCGGTGTTCCGCCCGGGGCGCGTCACCGCGATCCTGGGGCCGAACGGATCGGGCAAGAGTACGCTGGTCAAGGCGCTGGCGGGGCTGATCGATGCCGATACCGGGCATGTCCGGCTGGGCAACCGCCAGATCGGGCGCATCCCGCCGCGCGAGCGGGCACAGGCGATCGGCTATCTGCCGCAGGACCCGGTGGTGCATTGGAACCTGGCCGTGCGCGATCTGGTCGCACTCGGGCGGCTGCCGCATCGCAGCCCCTTTGCGGGGGCTTCGGACGATGATCGCGCGGCGGTGGAGGCGGCGCTGGCGGCGACGGGCACCGTGCATCTGGCGGAGCGCGGCGCCGATGCGCTGTCGGGGGGCGAGCGCGCGCGGGTGCTGCTGGCGCGGGTGATCGCGGGGGCGCCGCGCTGGCTGCTCGCGGACGAGCCGCTCGCCAGCCTCGACCCCGTCCACCAGCTCGACATGCTGGAGCAGCTCCGCACGCTGGCGGCGCAGGGGACCGGGGTGGTGATCGTCCTCCACGACCTGATCCAGGCCGCGCGCGCCGCCGACGACGTGCTGCTGCTCAATCAAGGCCGCGTCGTCCGCTTCGGCACCGCCGCCGAGGCGCTGGGCCACCAGCCGCTGCGCGAGGCGTTCGGCGTGGAGGTGATGGTGATCGCCGACGAACAGGGCCGCCTCCTCCCCGTACCGATTGGCCGCACCAAGGGCTGA
- a CDS encoding polysaccharide deacetylase family protein has translation MRRLILLLVAALALAVPAQAQKRIALTFDDVPRSRGAFLTPEERTRRLIATFRKARVKVALFVNPGQIGVDDGVGGAERIARYVRAGHVIANHGYSHLSLSATPVDAYLADLDRAEAWLKPQPGYRPWYRFPYLDEGRGDKVKRDALRAALKARGLQNGYVTVDGSDWNLEANTIAAVKAGKAIDRKALRDLYVETMVEAAEYGDGLAIKALGRQPAQVFLMHETDLAALYIGDVIRELRRRGWQVVSPDEAYADPLREAMPDVPSAQGTLLESIAWEKGLPAPRWYARNNVKLANALFAQRVLHEVAE, from the coding sequence ATGCGCCGGCTGATTCTCCTGCTGGTCGCGGCGCTGGCGCTTGCGGTGCCCGCGCAGGCGCAGAAGCGCATCGCGCTGACCTTTGACGATGTGCCGCGCAGCCGGGGCGCGTTCCTGACGCCCGAGGAACGGACGCGGCGGCTGATCGCGACGTTCCGCAAGGCGCGGGTGAAGGTCGCGCTGTTCGTCAATCCGGGCCAGATCGGCGTCGACGACGGCGTCGGCGGGGCCGAGCGGATCGCGCGCTATGTCCGCGCGGGGCATGTCATCGCCAATCACGGCTATAGCCATTTGTCGCTGTCGGCGACGCCGGTGGACGCCTATCTCGCCGATCTCGACCGGGCGGAGGCATGGCTCAAGCCGCAGCCGGGTTATCGCCCCTGGTATCGCTTCCCCTATCTGGACGAGGGCCGGGGCGACAAGGTCAAGCGCGACGCGCTGCGGGCGGCGCTGAAGGCACGGGGCCTGCAGAACGGCTATGTGACGGTCGACGGGTCGGACTGGAACCTGGAGGCGAACACGATCGCCGCGGTGAAGGCCGGCAAGGCGATCGACCGCAAGGCGCTGCGCGACCTCTATGTCGAGACGATGGTCGAGGCCGCCGAATATGGCGACGGGCTCGCGATCAAGGCACTGGGCCGCCAGCCCGCGCAGGTCTTCCTGATGCACGAGACCGATCTGGCGGCGCTCTATATCGGCGACGTGATCCGTGAGCTGCGGCGGCGGGGGTGGCAGGTCGTGTCGCCCGACGAAGCCTATGCCGATCCGCTCCGCGAGGCGATGCCCGACGTGCCCTCGGCACAGGGCACGCTGCTGGAGTCGATCGCGTGGGAAAAGGGGTTACCGGCGCCGCGCTGGTACGCGCGGAATAACGTGAAACTCGCGAATGCGCTGTTTGCGCAGCGCGTGTTGCACGAGGTGGCGGAGTGA
- a CDS encoding GIY-YIG nuclease family protein: MDKLPCVYMFASGRHGTLYVGVTADLMARVHQHRSGSLGGFTKRHGVKRLVWYQTGGDMAGAILREKQLKAWRRDWKVALIEQDNPCWEDLAIGLGFPPLG, translated from the coding sequence ATGGACAAGCTGCCCTGCGTGTACATGTTCGCGAGCGGGCGCCACGGCACACTGTATGTCGGCGTAACGGCGGACCTGATGGCGCGTGTGCATCAGCATCGCAGCGGCTCGCTGGGCGGGTTTACCAAGCGGCATGGCGTGAAGCGACTCGTCTGGTACCAAACCGGCGGCGACATGGCCGGGGCGATCCTGCGCGAGAAGCAGCTCAAGGCGTGGCGTCGCGACTGGAAGGTGGCGCTGATCGAGCAGGACAACCCATGCTGGGAGGATTTGGCGATCGGACTCGGTTTCCCGCCGCTGGGGTAG
- a CDS encoding acyl-CoA dehydrogenase family protein: protein MTQQFDLTDDQRAIQDMARKFTADAITPFAGEWDEKHIFPRDAIRAAAAQGFAAIYVSEESGGIGLGRLESALIMEAMAYGCPSTSAFISIHNMAAWMIDRFGSQDLKDRYLPDLVAMDRIASYCLTEPGSGSDAAALKTRAVRDGDHYVVTGTKQFISGAGANDVYLVMVRTGEEGPKGISCLLIEKDMPGVSFGANERKLGWHSQPTAQVILEEVRVPVANLVGAEGEGFRIAMMGLDGGRLNIGACSLGGAQRCLDEAVRYTRERKQFGKAIADFQNTQFMLADMATELEAARALLYLAAAKVTANAPDKTKFAAMAKRFATDTGSSVVDRALQLHGGYGYLMDYPIERFWRDLRVHSILEGTNQVMRMIIGRELVRE from the coding sequence ATGACCCAGCAATTCGACCTCACCGACGACCAGCGTGCGATCCAGGACATGGCGCGCAAGTTCACCGCCGATGCGATCACGCCGTTTGCCGGCGAATGGGACGAGAAGCATATCTTCCCCCGCGACGCGATCCGGGCGGCGGCGGCGCAGGGGTTTGCGGCGATCTATGTGTCCGAGGAGAGCGGCGGCATCGGGCTTGGACGGCTCGAATCGGCGCTGATCATGGAGGCGATGGCCTATGGCTGTCCGTCGACCAGCGCGTTCATCTCGATCCACAACATGGCCGCGTGGATGATCGACCGGTTCGGGTCGCAGGACCTGAAGGACCGGTATCTGCCCGATCTCGTCGCGATGGACCGCATCGCCAGCTATTGCCTGACCGAGCCGGGCTCGGGCTCCGACGCCGCCGCGCTCAAGACGCGGGCGGTAAGGGACGGCGATCACTATGTGGTGACCGGCACCAAGCAGTTCATCTCCGGCGCGGGCGCGAACGACGTGTACCTCGTCATGGTCCGCACCGGCGAGGAGGGGCCGAAGGGCATTTCGTGCCTGCTCATCGAAAAGGACATGCCCGGCGTCAGCTTCGGCGCGAACGAGCGCAAGCTGGGATGGCATTCGCAGCCGACCGCGCAGGTGATCCTGGAGGAGGTCCGCGTCCCCGTCGCCAATCTGGTCGGCGCCGAGGGCGAGGGATTCCGGATCGCGATGATGGGGCTCGACGGCGGGCGGCTCAATATCGGCGCCTGCTCGCTGGGGGGGGCGCAGCGCTGCCTCGACGAGGCGGTTCGCTACACGCGCGAGCGCAAGCAGTTCGGCAAGGCGATCGCCGATTTCCAGAACACCCAGTTCATGCTGGCCGACATGGCGACCGAGCTGGAGGCGGCGCGCGCATTGCTCTATCTCGCCGCCGCCAAGGTGACCGCGAACGCCCCCGACAAGACCAAATTCGCGGCAATGGCCAAGCGCTTCGCCACCGACACCGGCAGCAGCGTCGTCGACCGCGCGCTCCAGCTCCATGGCGGCTATGGCTATCTGATGGACTATCCGATCGAACGCTTCTGGCGCGATTTGCGGGTGCATTCGATCCTGGAGGGGACGAACCAGGTGATGCGGATGATCATCGGGCGCGAGCTGGTGCGCGAGTGA
- a CDS encoding enoyl-CoA hydratase/isomerase family protein, with translation MTDVRISTEGRLGRIRLNRPRALHALNTAMCAAMLDALEAWRADPAIEGVILDHAEGRGFCAGGDIRMIGESGAGDGAAARDFFRIEYQLNHRLFTYAKPIVAFMDGVTMGGGVGISQPAQLRIATENTKFAMPETGIGLFPDVGGGWYLSRLPGHIGEYLALTGARLDGGECLAVGLATHFLPAERLDHAKIAIQADPVFAEDALEAFSAPAPEARILSHRAEIDRLFAGDTVEDIVAALAADGGDWAIAQAATLATKSPQALKVSLKLVRDGRYMPTFEDEMRQEYAVATRVVQRPDFAEGVRAAIVDKDNAPRWHPATLDGVTDHVIDQIFAPLPEAEAWAPA, from the coding sequence ATGACCGACGTCCGCATCTCCACCGAAGGCCGGCTCGGCCGCATCCGGCTCAACCGGCCCAGGGCGCTCCACGCGCTCAACACCGCGATGTGCGCGGCGATGCTCGATGCGCTGGAGGCGTGGCGCGCCGATCCGGCGATCGAGGGCGTGATCCTCGACCATGCCGAGGGCCGCGGCTTTTGCGCCGGGGGCGACATTCGCATGATAGGCGAAAGCGGCGCGGGCGACGGGGCGGCGGCGCGCGACTTCTTCCGCATCGAGTACCAGCTCAACCATCGCCTGTTCACCTATGCCAAGCCGATCGTCGCGTTCATGGACGGGGTGACGATGGGCGGCGGCGTCGGCATTTCGCAGCCCGCGCAGCTCCGCATCGCGACCGAGAACACCAAATTCGCGATGCCGGAAACGGGCATCGGGCTGTTCCCCGATGTCGGCGGCGGCTGGTATCTGTCGCGGCTGCCCGGGCATATCGGCGAATATCTCGCGCTGACCGGCGCGCGGCTCGACGGCGGCGAATGCCTCGCGGTGGGGCTGGCGACGCATTTCCTCCCCGCCGAGCGGCTGGACCATGCCAAGATCGCGATCCAGGCCGATCCGGTGTTTGCCGAGGACGCATTGGAGGCCTTTTCCGCCCCCGCGCCCGAGGCCCGCATCCTAAGTCACCGTGCGGAGATCGACCGGCTGTTCGCGGGCGACACGGTGGAGGACATCGTCGCGGCGCTGGCGGCCGATGGCGGCGACTGGGCGATCGCGCAGGCGGCGACGCTCGCGACCAAATCGCCCCAGGCGCTCAAGGTCTCGCTCAAGCTGGTCCGCGACGGGCGCTATATGCCCACCTTCGAGGACGAGATGCGCCAGGAATATGCCGTGGCGACGCGCGTCGTGCAGCGCCCGGACTTCGCAGAGGGCGTGCGGGCGGCTATCGTCGACAAGGACAATGCCCCCCGCTGGCACCCCGCCACGCTGGACGGCGTCACCGATCATGTGATCGACCAGATTTTCGCCCCCCTGCCCGAGGCCGAAGCCTGGGCACCGGCCTGA
- a CDS encoding enoyl-CoA hydratase has protein sequence MVYETLLVEQRGAVTLITLNRPQALNALNSQVLAELIAALEAYDADESQGCAVLTGSEKAFAAGADIKEMASKGFADMYGGNFFAGYDRVTATRKPVIAAVSGYALGGGCELAMMCDFILASDTAKFGQPEIKLAVSPGMGGSQRLARAVGKAKAMEMCLTGRMMDADEAERAGLVSRILPAAELVDEAVKTAALIAGMAPLAIKANKEMVNAAYETTLAQGVQFERRLFHALFGTADQKEGMAAFVEKRPGNWTGK, from the coding sequence ATGGTGTACGAAACCCTGCTCGTCGAACAACGCGGCGCCGTGACGCTGATCACGCTCAACCGCCCCCAGGCGCTCAATGCGCTCAATTCGCAGGTGCTGGCCGAGCTGATCGCCGCGCTCGAGGCGTATGACGCCGATGAGTCGCAAGGCTGCGCAGTGCTGACCGGCAGCGAAAAGGCCTTTGCGGCGGGGGCGGACATCAAGGAGATGGCGTCGAAGGGCTTTGCCGACATGTATGGCGGCAATTTCTTCGCGGGCTATGACCGGGTGACAGCGACGCGCAAGCCGGTGATCGCCGCGGTATCGGGCTATGCGCTGGGCGGCGGGTGCGAGCTGGCGATGATGTGCGACTTCATCCTGGCGTCGGACACCGCCAAGTTCGGCCAGCCCGAGATCAAGCTCGCGGTCTCCCCCGGCATGGGCGGGTCGCAGCGGCTGGCACGCGCAGTGGGCAAGGCCAAGGCGATGGAAATGTGCCTGACGGGCCGGATGATGGACGCCGACGAGGCCGAACGCGCGGGCCTTGTCAGCCGCATCCTCCCCGCCGCCGAGCTGGTCGACGAAGCGGTGAAGACCGCAGCGCTGATCGCGGGCATGGCGCCGCTCGCGATCAAGGCGAACAAGGAAATGGTCAACGCGGCGTATGAAACGACGCTGGCCCAGGGCGTCCAGTTCGAGCGCCGCCTGTTCCACGCGCTGTTCGGCACCGCGGACCAGAAGGAAGGCATGGCGGCGTTTGTGGAGAAGCGCCCGGGGAACTGGACGGGGAAGTAG
- the mmsB gene encoding 3-hydroxyisobutyrate dehydrogenase: MARIAFIGLGNMGGGMAANLAKAGHDVRAFDLSPEALDRAKKAGCLPMASAAETVDGAEAIVTMLPAGSHVESVYAETVFDAAEPGAILIDCSTIDVDTARRVAEAAQARGLSAVDAPVSGGIAAATAGTLTFMVGGSQTAFDRAEPYLSDMGKTVIHAGGSGAGQAAKICNNMLLGAEMVATCEAFVLAEKLGLDLQRFYDIASVSSGQSWSMTSYCPVPGVGPETPADRDYQGGFAAPLMLKDLRLAMAAAASVGANTPMGARAAELYEAFVAGEGAGLDFSGIIKTLR, translated from the coding sequence ATGGCACGCATCGCATTCATCGGACTGGGCAATATGGGCGGCGGGATGGCCGCGAACCTGGCGAAGGCGGGGCATGACGTCCGCGCGTTCGACCTGTCGCCCGAAGCGCTCGATCGCGCGAAAAAGGCCGGGTGCCTGCCAATGGCGAGCGCCGCGGAGACCGTCGACGGCGCCGAGGCCATCGTCACCATGCTGCCCGCAGGGAGCCATGTCGAAAGCGTCTATGCCGAGACGGTGTTCGATGCCGCGGAGCCGGGCGCGATCCTGATCGATTGCTCGACGATCGACGTCGATACCGCCCGGCGCGTGGCGGAGGCGGCGCAGGCGCGCGGGCTGAGCGCGGTCGACGCCCCCGTATCGGGCGGGATCGCGGCGGCCACTGCGGGGACGCTCACCTTCATGGTCGGCGGCAGCCAGACCGCGTTCGACCGCGCCGAGCCCTATCTGTCCGACATGGGCAAGACCGTGATCCATGCCGGGGGAAGCGGCGCGGGCCAGGCGGCGAAGATCTGCAACAACATGCTGCTCGGCGCCGAGATGGTCGCGACGTGCGAGGCATTCGTGCTGGCGGAAAAGCTGGGGCTCGACCTCCAGCGCTTCTACGACATCGCCTCGGTCAGCTCGGGCCAGAGCTGGTCGATGACCAGCTATTGCCCGGTCCCCGGCGTCGGGCCCGAGACGCCGGCGGATCGCGACTATCAAGGGGGTTTCGCCGCCCCGCTGATGCTCAAGGACCTGCGGCTGGCGATGGCGGCGGCGGCAAGCGTCGGCGCGAACACCCCGATGGGCGCGCGGGCGGCGGAGCTCTACGAGGCGTTCGTCGCGGGCGAGGGTGCGGGGCTGGACTTTTCGGGCATTATCAAGACGCTGCGGTAA